The Alteribacter populi genomic sequence ATAGTGGAGAACAAGTGAACGTTTCAATTGAAGAAGCTATTCAAATGATCATTGAGAACAGACAAAGGAAAGGGGCATAACAGTGACTGTTAGAACACATGTATGCGGTGATGTATTAGAAGGATTAATCGGTGAACGAGTTCGATTAAAAGGATGGGTAAAAAAGCGTCGCGACTTAGGTCAAATGATCTTTGTTGATCTCCGTGACCGCTCCGGTTTTGTGCAAATTGTATTCAATGGTGAAAAATATCCTGAAGTACTAAGTACGGGAGAAAAAATAAGAAGTGAATATGTGATTGAAGTCGAAGGTGAAGTAGTTGCCAGAGACGAATCGAATATCAACGATAAAATCGCGAACGGAACTGTGGAAGTGTTTGTTGATCATGTAACAATTTTAAATGCCGCAAAGGGACTTCCGTTTCACATTGAAGATAATGTTGATGTGTCTGAAGATGTTCGTTTAAAGTATCGGTACCTAGACCTCCGGCGTCCCAAAATGCAAGAAACGATGTATTTACGTCACCGGACTACGAAGTTTATCCGTGATTTTCTTGATGAAGAAGCTTTCATGGAAATAGAAACGCCAATGCTAACGAAAAGTACGCCTGAAGGAGCCCGTGACTACCTAGTTCCTTCTCGTGTACATCACGGTGATTTTTACGCACTCCCACAGTCTCCACAGTTATTCAAGCAGTTGTTAATGGTATCTGGTTTCGAACGCTATTATCAAATAGCCCGCTGTTTCCGTGACGAAGACTTGCGTGCCGACCGCCAGCCGGAATTTACTCAAGTGGACATCGAAGCTTCGTTTATGGAAAAAGAAGACCTTCTTTCTATGATGGAAAAAATGATGGTTTCTCTCGTGGAAAAAGTTAAGGGAGTTCAAGTTGAGCGGCCATTTCCACGACTGACCTATAAAGAAGCAATGAATCGCTATGGCTCTGATAAACCGGATACCCGGTATGGCATGGAACTAGTAGACGTGTCAGAAATATTGAAGGGCAGCGGCTTCAAAGTGTTTGCCTCTACGGTAGAAAAGGGAGGCGCAGTTAAAGGGATTTGTGTCAAAAATGTTGCAGACAAATATTCTCGAAAAGACTTAGATGGGCTCGGTTCAGTCGTGGAAATTTACGGAGCTAAAGGATTAGCTTGGCTGAAAATAGAAGCTGATGGGGAGCTAAA encodes the following:
- the aspS gene encoding aspartate--tRNA ligase, producing the protein MTVRTHVCGDVLEGLIGERVRLKGWVKKRRDLGQMIFVDLRDRSGFVQIVFNGEKYPEVLSTGEKIRSEYVIEVEGEVVARDESNINDKIANGTVEVFVDHVTILNAAKGLPFHIEDNVDVSEDVRLKYRYLDLRRPKMQETMYLRHRTTKFIRDFLDEEAFMEIETPMLTKSTPEGARDYLVPSRVHHGDFYALPQSPQLFKQLLMVSGFERYYQIARCFRDEDLRADRQPEFTQVDIEASFMEKEDLLSMMEKMMVSLVEKVKGVQVERPFPRLTYKEAMNRYGSDKPDTRYGMELVDVSEILKGSGFKVFASTVEKGGAVKGICVKNVADKYSRKDLDGLGSVVEIYGAKGLAWLKIEADGELKGPIAKFFNDEEKSAIIASFEANEGDVLFFVADKEKVAWDSLGALRQKFAKDLDLIDHSKYNFLWVTEFPLLSYDEDAKRYVAEHHPFTRPVKEDEGKLVSEPENVRAEAYDLVLNGYELGGGSQRIFERELQEQMFTALGFSDEEAKSQFGFLLDAFEYGTPPHGGIALGLDRLVMILAGRSNLRDTIAFPKTASASCLLTKAPAEVSNAQLDELHLSIIPKQKKSEE